AAAACGCCATTTACTTCTCGGAAATTGAGCCATTCTGACAACTTCTGacgtattttttaaaaacttaccATGAATAAAAATTTAGAACTGTTTAACCATTAAAACTTCAACTAAAAAGGTTCTTTATTGGAAATGAgactaataaatttttttttaattattagcgACTTATTTATGGACCATAACTTTCGAATTTAATCTGTTGGATTATACCATGatttacaaagaaaaagaaaaatgaacaaatttaaaattcaagtgatttattgatattttattaCAAGCGAGTCAGTGACAACCCTTGAGgacaaaaaagagaaaagaaaatagaaagaaaacacGACCTCAACTCATCTATTAATATACCTAGCTATCTCAGTTGAAAATCAAACCATTCTATTCTATCTTCCTATCTTTGAAGCGAAGCTTAGTATCCATACAAAGTTAAGAGAAAGCGAAAGGAAAAGTAGAGAAAGAGATAGAGAGCTTCTACGAGAGTGTCTTTAGTGAGTTAAAGCGAAAAACAACAAACAGGAGTTGCTTCATCTTTGATTCCCCTTTCTTCCTCTTCTTGCTTATCTCATCGGCGCCGTCGTCGTCATGTGTAATCAAACCACCACCGCGACCCTCCCAAACGTATCATCTACTCCATCAACCGAGAAATCATCTCAAACCCACCTTTATTTCAATGTTCTACCACTCTCCAACTCAATAAAAGATACTGAAAATAAGCACCAACTGCAACAACATCAAGGAAATGGATATGTATACCCTTCAGTCTCAGAGATCAGTGCAGAAGTTAAATCACTTTTCAATCTGGCTTTCCCCATAGCTCTAACCGGTCTCATTCTCTATTCTCGCTCCTTCATTTCCATGTTCTTCCTTGGTCATCTCGGAGATATCCAACTTGCTGCTGGCTCTTTAGCTATAGCTTTTGCAAACATCACGGGCTACTCGGTTCTTTCTGGCCTTGCTTTAGGTATGGAACCACTCTGTTCCCAAGCCTTTGGTTCTCAAAGACCTAAACTTTTATCTTTAACCCTTCACCGCTACGTTATTTTCCTCTTATGCACTTCCATAATAATATCCTTTCTTTGGACAAACATGTTcaacattttggtttattttcacCAAGATCCTGATATCACCCACATCGGCCTGAGATACTTGCTTTTTTCCCTCCCCGACCTTTTCACCAACTCTTTCATTCACCCAATCCGCATTTACCTTCGTGCTCAAGGTATCACTTTCCCCCTTACTTTAGCAACCCTCATCGCCACCGTCTTCCATTTACCCATCAACTTGGTACTCGTTTCCCGCTTCAACTTCGGTGTCGCCGGTGTTGCTGCCTCCGCTTCCATCTCTAACCTGTTCGTTCTCATCTGCTTGGTTGTTTACATTTGGGCTTCGGGCCTCCACGAGCCCACATGGATGAAGCCGAGTTTGGAGTGTTTAACAGGCTGGAAGCAGCTGCTCAAGCTAGCCGCGCCGAGCTGCGTCTCGGTGTGTTTGGAGTGGTGGTGGTATG
The genomic region above belongs to Gossypium hirsutum isolate 1008001.06 chromosome D05, Gossypium_hirsutum_v2.1, whole genome shotgun sequence and contains:
- the LOC107907184 gene encoding protein DETOXIFICATION 52, with product MCNQTTTATLPNVSSTPSTEKSSQTHLYFNVLPLSNSIKDTENKHQLQQHQGNGYVYPSVSEISAEVKSLFNLAFPIALTGLILYSRSFISMFFLGHLGDIQLAAGSLAIAFANITGYSVLSGLALGMEPLCSQAFGSQRPKLLSLTLHRYVIFLLCTSIIISFLWTNMFNILVYFHQDPDITHIGLRYLLFSLPDLFTNSFIHPIRIYLRAQGITFPLTLATLIATVFHLPINLVLVSRFNFGVAGVAASASISNLFVLICLVVYIWASGLHEPTWMKPSLECLTGWKQLLKLAAPSCVSVCLEWWWYEIMIVLCGLLGNPKAPVASMGILIQTTSLIYVFPSSLGFAVSTRVGNELGANRPYKARLSAVVAVLVSAMMGLSASTFASGMRDKWAHMFTSDSEILRLTSIALPILGLCELGNCPQTVGCGVLRGSARPSTAANVNLGAFYLVGMPVAIGLGFYLGVGFPGLWLGLLSAQVCCALLMLFVVGSTDWDLQGRRAQMLTCVDTRLPDNCDDNNKGDEHQPLICIMVTSAA